The Pseudomonadota bacterium sequence CAAGTCGCCGCTGGTGGTGTTTCCGGACGCGGATCTGGATGCGGCCGCCAAGGCCGCGTTTTGGGGCATCTTCGCGAACAAGGGTGAGGTCTGCAGCGCGAGCTCTCGCTTGCTTGCGCACCGGGATATCAAGGAGCAGCTGGTCGATAGGCTGGCCAAGATGGCAACGACGATGCGGGTTGGCGATCCCCTGGATCCGGGCACCGAGATGGGAGCCATCGCCAATTCCAAACAATACGACAAGATCATACGCTACCTCGAGCTGGGCAAGCAGCAGGGTGCACGGGTGGCCGCCGGAGGCCAGGCCCTGGGAGGCAAGGGCCTGTTCGTGCAGCCCACCGTGTTCGACGATGTGACGCCGGATATGACCGTGGCCAGCGAGGAGATCTTCGGGCCGGTGCTGTCGGTGCTCGGCTTCCAGCACGAGGAGCAGGCGCTCGAGATCGCCAACGCGAGCATGTACGGGCTGGTGGCTGCGGTGTTCACGAAAGACGTGTCCCGCGCCCACCGCGTGGCCAGGGGCCTACAGGCCGGGGTGGTATGGATCAACCGCTGGAACGGCTTCGACTGTGCGGCCCCGTTCGGTGGCGTCAAATACAGTGGCTGGGGCCGCGAGCTCGGCGAGCACGCGATCGATCTCTACACCCAGACGAAGTGCGTCTGGGTCGCTTGAACAGGCCGATCATGGCAAGCGCGGCGAGCCATGCCCAGCCGCGCCAGGACCCAGCTCCGGCGCCCGAACCGGGTGCCGAGCACAGGCAAGCCCGCTCCTCGGCGTGGCCCACTGGGGGTGCGCCTCCCGCACCGAGGTAGTCCATGGCAGCGCCGCCAGAACGCTTCCGCAGCGAGCTCTGGCGGCGCGCCACATCGGCTTCGACGGGGGACGGCACAGCGGTTTGGGCGGATGGCACAGCGGCTTGGGCAGGCGGCACAGCGGCTTGGGCAGGCGGCACAGCGGCTTGGGCAGGCGGCACAGCGGTTTGGGCATGCGCCGCGGGCACGGGTGCGACGACCAGCGCGCCGAGCAGCAGTCCGCACGTCCCCAGCTCTGCAGGTCTTCCGCTCCGAGCGCCAGAGAACCCGGCCGCAGCCGCTTTTTTGTGGCTGATGTGGGACAATGGTATACATGTCGATGAGGGCACTCCGTAGTTCGAATCAAGGCGGCAGCCGGCGCGCGGTCGCCCCAACTGGCAGCCACCGCTCACGGTGGCAAGCGGCCGCGGTGTGCGCCCGGAAAGGGATCTGCGATCATGATGAGCCATTCAAGTAGTCTCGCCTCGGTGTGCAGCCTGCGGCCAGACGCGCAGGTGGATCCGAAGGGCGAACACGCCGGCGAGCGCCCCCAGATAGATAGCGATATCCGCGCCATTCTCAAGGCACCGCGCCCGGAACAGGGAGCGGTGGTGATCCCGCTCCTGCCCCGAATCCGGCAGCGTTCTTATCGCCGCTTTGCGCCTCAGGGCGTCTACGGCAAGACGCCCCGATGGATCGTGTCTCCTGAGCGTACCGCCGCCCGCGGGCTGTCGCCGGAGCCGCGGCCGGTCATGCGCTCGCCGCTACCGGTAGCGTTGCGAGAGCTCGGTTTTGCCGTGGCCATGTTGAGCGCCGGGTTGACGGGCTCGTGGCTTCAGGGTCGAGCGTTGAACCACTGGGCCGAGGCCAATCTGGCGGAGCTGAGATTGCCCGAGTCGCGCACCTTCGAGCCGCTTGGCATCACCCGACCCGTGCTGGGCAGCCCCCTGCACGAGGGTTTGGTGCTTGACCTCCACGATCGCTTCTAGCCCGCATCGGTCACCAACTTCGAGCCCGATCGGTCGAGGTGCCGGTGATAACGGCCGATCCGCAGTCGAAGCGCCGGAGGCATAGTAGACACTATGTTGAGGACGCTGAGACGAGGACGCGGCTGTTTGCGCGGGTAGATCGGCCGATGGGGCCGGAGGCTGGTGACCGATGCGGGCTAGGGGCCCCTGACCCTTGTCCCTCTCCGGAGGTACACTGCGGGGCGGAGGCGAGTGCCCATGAAGTGTAAGAGCTGCGGCGAAAGCGTAGAGGAGCTTGTGGTGGTGCGGGTGGAAGGTCGCCGCCGCAAGGTATGCGAGGACTGCGCAGAGCAATTGGCCGAGCAGGATGACATCGCCGAAGAGGCCACCAACGCGATGCGTGGCATGATGGAGTACAAGGGTTAGCGATACTCGACGCGGAAGCGCGCGGTAACTGCGGACGGCGGTTTCTGGTATGTAGCGACGCCAAACAACGAACGGCGCACGCACTGACCGAGTGCAATCCGCTTGGCACCCTTCACGATCACTCGGTCAACATGGCCTCCCGGGTTGAGACCCAGGGTGACCTCTACCGGCCGGGAGCCCTGATGCGGCGCCGCCTTGAAACAGGCTCTGATCTCGGCGCGCGCGCGCAGCAGACCGGCCCGCACCACAAAAGCCGACAGGGGTCCGCTCACGGCCAGCCGCGTGAAGTGGACCCAGCGATCCCGCGGTTTCGGCAAGGGACCCGGGTTCGGGGGGATGACCGCTGCGGCACCGCCGACCTTGGATGAGGCGACCGGCTCCCTTTTGGTGACCGTGGCTGTCCGGGTGCGGGCCGATTCTGCGCTTGGGGTGTTGCTCGATGCGGCACGCGCCCGTCCGGTTGCTGCCGCAGGCAGCCTGCGTTGGCCGGGGTGCTCGATCGCCAGGTTCCGATGGTCCGGGCTTGGCTTACCTTGCCGGCGCCGGCGTCGCTCACTGCGGCGGCCCCTGGCGTCGCCCTTACGCGGCCGGCGCGACTTTGCCGAAGCCGCGGCTCGTCGCCGGCTGCCTGATGTAGGGGATCGACTGGGCCGGGCCGCGCTCGGCGGCCGGTCAGGCCCGCGCGCGGACGGAGTTACCCCCGCACCGGTTGGCCCGCGTGTTTCCAACCGGCGATCGTGTTGCTTCGAGGCTGCCTCGGCACGGAGCTCGTGGGCGTCCAGCCGATTCGTCGCTCGTTCGGGCGCTTCTGGCATGGGAGCCGGCCGGACGCGTGCAACGGTTGCGGATGACCCGGGGGTTTCGACCGCGGTCTCGGGTGCTTCGGTCGCTGCGGGCGGACTGCCGGACGCCGGCCGCTTTGCTGGCTGCTTCGATGCGCCTGGCGCCCTGGTAACGGGGTCAGCCTCGATATCGTGCGCTGCGCCCGATGCGGCCGGTGCCCCGGCTGTCTCGCCTCCCCACAACGGCGAGTCAGGGGCGAAGCTCCAGGTGACCACGACAGCTGCCGCCACGAGCGACACGGCTCCAGCTACGACCGGCGCCACGCGCCTCGCGCGACGGCCGGGCGCCGAGGCAACCGCGCGGGTGCGCTTTGGCGGTGTCGCGAAGGGAAGCAGCGCGTCAGCAAAGGCATCGGCGTCCTGCCAGCGGTCTTCGGGCTGTTTCGCCAGAGCGCGCATGACCACCCGCTCCAGACCGCGAGGCACCTCGGGTCGCAGGCGGCGGATCGGCCTGGGTTTTCCGCGCGCGATCTGCCCGATGATCTCGGTCACGTCCTCACCGTCGAACGGCAACTGCCCGGTAAGCGCCTCGTAGAGCACGACGCCGAGCGCGTAGATATCGCAGCGAAGGTCGATATCTATGCGGCCTGCTACCTGCTCGGGGGACATGAACTCCGGTGTGCCGAGCAGGTGTCCGGGTTGGGTCAAGCGCGGCCGAGGGCCCGAGGTGCGTATGTCGCTCTTTTCCTGGCCATCGAACGAGACTTGGCAAATCCCGAAATCCAGCACCTTGATGATGGGCTCTCCCCCTTCCGGGTCGTCGCACAAGAACAGGTTGTCCGGTTTCAGATCGCGGTGGACGATTTCATGGCGGTGAGCCGAGGCGACCGCGCGTATGGCGGGCAAGATCAGACGCACTGCTTTGGCCGGGTCGAGGGCGCCACGGCCTACGACGTCCGCCAGCGACCGTCCTTCCAGCCGCTCGATGACCATGTAGACCGACTCGCCGTCCCTGCCTACGTCGTACACCTTGACGATGTTGGAGTGGTCGATGCTGGCGATCGCGCGCGCCTCCCGCAGGAATCTCTCGGTCACTTCGGTGTGTCCGGCCCAGGCTGGCAGCATGTACTTGAGGGCCATGCGCCGATGGGTGTGGACATGGGTGACAGCAAACACCTTGCTGGTTCCGCCCGAGCCCAACAGACCGCCGACCAGGTACTTTCCGGCGACGATGTCGCCCCGCCGCGGCATGCGCTCCCGGGCCACGCTCACAGTGCTCCCTGGCCTGCCTATGCCTCTGAGGGCCCGTGGCACGCTAACCTGTGCAAATCGCAGAGGGCCGGACGCCGCTGGCAAGGCGCGACCACGGGGAACGCCGTGGATATTTCTTGCAGGACGAACACAGCCAACGACCTTTGGAGCCTAAGCATAGCGTCAGCTAGACCTACCAAGAGCAGCCACCTGGCCAAGGGTGACGCCGTCCGGCGGCAATAGGGGCAACCCATGCTACATCCTAGCACCATGTGGGAAGAGGTGCGAATAGAACCCGATCCGATCACCCGCGCTCCCGGCCCTGCCCCTTCTCTTACTTAGCCATGGCTCGCGCACGACCTGCCGCGATGCCGATCAGCAGCGCCCGGCCGGCGAAGATCGCTTGGCGGATTCATGGCACGGCTTGCATGCGCGGTCAAAGGATCAACACCGGCACGCCTTAGGTGCGCGCGCTCGGGAGCGCCTGGCGCTATCATCGGAGCACGACCACGCCGCGACCCCGTCCTGCGCCCCGAAAGAACGCCCCATCAGGATCCCTGCGGTTGGTCGAGCCCCAGCAGGTGCAGGAAGAACGCGTAGACCAGCGCGCGGCGCCGCAAACGCTTGAAACGCCCTGAAGCGCCGCCGTGACCGCTTTCGAGGTCCACGTCGAGCACCAGCAGATGGTCATCGGTTTTGTGCGTGCGCAAGCGGGCCACCCACTTCGCCGGCTCCCAATACTGCACCTGCGAATCGTGCACGCCCGTCGTCACGATCAGGTGAGGGTAATCCTGGCGTTTGACATTGTCGTACGGCGAATAGGACAGCATGTAATCGTACGAATCCTTGTTGGCCGGGTCGCCCCACTCGTCGAATTCGTTGGTCGTGAGCGGAATGCTCTCATCCAGCATGGTGGTGACCACGTCCACGAAGGGAACTCCCGCGTGCATGGCGAGATAGAGCTCGGGGCGCATGTTGGCCACCGCGCCGATCAACAGTCCTCCCGCACTCTGACCCTCGGCTACGACCTTGCTGCCATGGGCATACTTGAGCTCCACAAGACGCTCGGTGACGTCGATGAAGTCCGTGAAGGTGTTGAGCTTCCTGAACATCTTGCCGTCTTCGTACCAGCCGCGTCCGAGCTCTTGACCGCCTCGCACGTGAGCGATGGCGATCGCGATTCCACGATCGAGCAGACTCAGCCAGCCGCTGCGAAAATAGGGGTCGCTCGAGCTCCCATAGGAACCGTATCCGTACACGAAGAGCGGGCTGCTTCCATCCCGCTTGAAGCCCTCGGGATAGACCAGCGAGACGGGCACCTGGGTCCCGTCGCGGGCGGACACGAACAGGCGCTCGGTAGCGTAGTTCGACGGATCGAACCCCCCAAGCACTTCATCTTGCTTGAGCAGCTTGCGTTCGCGCGTTTCCATGTCCATTTCAAACACCGAATCGGGTGTCACCGGCGAACTGTAGGCGAAGCGCAAGCTCCGCACGTCCGTACTCGGATTGTCATGTGATGCGGCGACATAGACCTGCTCCGGGAACTCGATGTAATAGCCCGGGTGGTCTTTGTTGGTTGTTCCTCGCGGCACGACGCGAAGCTGCCGCAAGGCGTTGAGACGCTCACCCACGACGAGGTAGTCAGCGAAGGGGAGCACGTCGGTCAGCAACACGTCGTTGCGATGCGGAATGACCTCACGCCAGGCCTTCTTGTCGGACGAGCGTTCGACCTTCACCTTCATCAAGCGGAAGTTCTTGGCCTTCCAGTTCGTTCGAATGTAGAAGACGTCATCGATGTGGTCGATCTGGTACTCGTGATTCGGCTCTCGCGCCAGCACGGCGCGAAACGTTCCGTGGGGGTCGTTGGCCGAGAGCACTCGCGACTCGGTAACCAGCGTACTGTCGAGATCGATCACGACGAGCTCGCGCGAGCGTGAGCGCCGCACACGCAGATAGAAAGCTTCGTCCGGCTCGTCGTGAACCAGCACGTCCTGGTCGAGCGGCGTGCCGAGCGTATGACGCCATACCTGATGCGTGCGCAGCGTGCCGAGTTCCTTCTTGACGTAGAAGATGGTCCTGTCGTCCGCGGCCCAGGCCAGCGAGGTCGACACGTTTGGGATGGCGTCCAGGTAGTGCTCGCCGGTGCGCAGGTCCTTGAAGCGGAGCGTGTAGAGACGTCGGCTGCCCGTGTCGTCGGCGTAGGCAAGAATCTGCTCGTTCTCGCTAACGGTCAGTCCCGCAGCCGCGTAGTACGTCTTGCCCCGCGCGAGCTCGTTCGCGTCGAGGATCACCTGCTCCGGTGCTTCCATGGAGCCATGGCGGCGGCAATAAATGGGGTACTCCTTGCCCTGCTCGTAGCGAGAGTAGTACCAGTAGTTGCGCCGGCGCGTAGGCACGTCGCGGTCGTCTTGCTTGATGCGACCCTTGAGCTCCTGGAACAGCGCCTGCTGCAGCCCGTCGGTGGAGCCCAAGACCTTCTTGAGGTAGTCGTTTTCGGCTTTGAGGTAGGCCAGGACCTCCGGGTCCTTACGCTCGTCGTCTCGAAGCCAGTAGTATTCGTCCACGCGCGTGTGACCGTGTGTCGTCAGCTCGTGAGGTTTCTTGTGCGCAAGCGGGGGTTGGGGCCGGGACGGGATGGAACTCACGGGTGCTCTCCTGTTCTGGACGCTGTGGGCCGCGCCGCAAGCAAGACAAACGAATCCTGTGGTCAAGAAGCCGACCGCCTGCAGTAGATTCATGGACACCTCTGTTTACGAGCTAGGTTCTGTCCGAAATGGCTCTGCTATTCCTCGGTCCGCGCCTGCGGGCGCGCTCGCTCTGGCATCGGCTCTGAGCAGAAACGGGGGGTTCGGAAAGGAGCGAGCTAGGGCAAGGAGAGGGTACGTTCATAGCACGATTGCCGCCTCGCAAGCTCACGCCCAGCTTGCGGTCGCGTAGCAGGTCCAGGATACTAGGGGCTGGCGGATGAATAACCGATCCGTTTCGCCGGTTCTGACCACCGCTGGCTATGTTGCTCCTGTTCTTCCGCGGGCCCTAAGTACATACATGCATCCGGCTGCCCAGTATCTTCGTGAGCGGATCGCCGACCTGCAGGCAGTCTACCTTTTTGGCTCACAGGCAAGCGCCGAGGCCAGCCCTCGGAGCGACGTTGACCTGGCGCTGTTGGCCGAAAGGCCGTTGAATGCTGCCCGCCGCTGGCGGCTGCAGGAAGAGTTGGCGAGCCTGCTGAGACGGGACGTGGATCTGGTCGACTTGCGTTCGGCCTCCACGGTAATGCGCGTGCAGGTGATCGATCGCGGGCTGGTGATTGCGGACGTGCAGCAAAACGCGCGCGAGCTGTTCGAGGCCATCGCTCTGAGCGACTACACCCGACTGAACGAGGAGCGCAAGGCGATCATCGAAGACATCCGCGAGCGCGGCAGCGTATATGGATGACGTCGCGGTCAACAAGGCAGCGAGTATCGAGCGCTGCATCAAGCGCATCAACGAGGAGTATCGCGGCGACGCGAGCAATCTGCGCGCGAACATCACTCGCCAGGATTCCATCGTTCTCAATCTTCAGCGGGCCTGCGAAGCAGCTATCGACCTTGCCATGCACCTGGTGCGCAAGCACAAGTTGGGCGTGCCGCAAGAGACGCGTGAGGCCTTCGAAAAGTTGGAGTCCGCAAGCGTGCTGGATGCACGACTGTCCCGTTCGCTCCGGTCGATGGTGGGGTTTCGCAACATCGCGGTCCATGACTACCGCAAGCTCGATCTCGAGATCGTGCAGGCCATCATCGATAAGCACCTCGACGATCTGCTCGAGTTCACGCGACTGACGCTCGAGCGCGAGGCCTAGGGCCTAGCTTGACACTTTTTTACAAGGACGCCACGGCTTCGGGCACTGGCGTGGCGCCATTGTACTATCGATCGAATCGAGCGAGGCAGCGGCCCTGAAAGCGTTGGCGCCATCCCGACGCTGTGGCAAAGTTTAGGGCGTGGAGGAGCGCCGCGTCGGCGCGTTGACGGCCGCAAGAAACTCAAAGAGAGCACCAATTCCATGAGCACCATCGTCACGTTCGGAGAGGTCATGCTGCGGCTGTCGCCGCCGGGTTACACGCGCCTCACGCAGGCCACGTCTCTGGACCTCAAGTTCGGGGGAGCGGAGGCCAACGTTGCCGTGGCGCTCGCGCAGCTGGGTCTGGATGCGCGCTTCGTGACCGTTCTGCCAGACAACGACCTGGCCCAAGCCTGCATCAATCAG is a genomic window containing:
- a CDS encoding protein kinase, producing the protein MSVARERMPRRGDIVAGKYLVGGLLGSGGTSKVFAVTHVHTHRRMALKYMLPAWAGHTEVTERFLREARAIASIDHSNIVKVYDVGRDGESVYMVIERLEGRSLADVVGRGALDPAKAVRLILPAIRAVASAHRHEIVHRDLKPDNLFLCDDPEGGEPIIKVLDFGICQVSFDGQEKSDIRTSGPRPRLTQPGHLLGTPEFMSPEQVAGRIDIDLRCDIYALGVVLYEALTGQLPFDGEDVTEIIGQIARGKPRPIRRLRPEVPRGLERVVMRALAKQPEDRWQDADAFADALLPFATPPKRTRAVASAPGRRARRVAPVVAGAVSLVAAAVVVTWSFAPDSPLWGGETAGAPAASGAAHDIEADPVTRAPGASKQPAKRPASGSPPAATEAPETAVETPGSSATVARVRPAPMPEAPERATNRLDAHELRAEAASKQHDRRLETRGPTGAGVTPSARGPDRPPSAARPSRSPTSGSRRRAAASAKSRRPRKGDARGRRSERRRRRQGKPSPDHRNLAIEHPGQRRLPAAATGRARAASSNTPSAESARTRTATVTKREPVASSKVGGAAAVIPPNPGPLPKPRDRWVHFTRLAVSGPLSAFVVRAGLLRARAEIRACFKAAPHQGSRPVEVTLGLNPGGHVDRVIVKGAKRIALGQCVRRSLFGVATYQKPPSAVTARFRVEYR
- a CDS encoding S9 family peptidase, which encodes MSSIPSRPQPPLAHKKPHELTTHGHTRVDEYYWLRDDERKDPEVLAYLKAENDYLKKVLGSTDGLQQALFQELKGRIKQDDRDVPTRRRNYWYYSRYEQGKEYPIYCRRHGSMEAPEQVILDANELARGKTYYAAAGLTVSENEQILAYADDTGSRRLYTLRFKDLRTGEHYLDAIPNVSTSLAWAADDRTIFYVKKELGTLRTHQVWRHTLGTPLDQDVLVHDEPDEAFYLRVRRSRSRELVVIDLDSTLVTESRVLSANDPHGTFRAVLAREPNHEYQIDHIDDVFYIRTNWKAKNFRLMKVKVERSSDKKAWREVIPHRNDVLLTDVLPFADYLVVGERLNALRQLRVVPRGTTNKDHPGYYIEFPEQVYVAASHDNPSTDVRSLRFAYSSPVTPDSVFEMDMETRERKLLKQDEVLGGFDPSNYATERLFVSARDGTQVPVSLVYPEGFKRDGSSPLFVYGYGSYGSSSDPYFRSGWLSLLDRGIAIAIAHVRGGQELGRGWYEDGKMFRKLNTFTDFIDVTERLVELKYAHGSKVVAEGQSAGGLLIGAVANMRPELYLAMHAGVPFVDVVTTMLDESIPLTTNEFDEWGDPANKDSYDYMLSYSPYDNVKRQDYPHLIVTTGVHDSQVQYWEPAKWVARLRTHKTDDHLLVLDVDLESGHGGASGRFKRLRRRALVYAFFLHLLGLDQPQGS
- a CDS encoding nucleotidyltransferase domain-containing protein — translated: MNNRSVSPVLTTAGYVAPVLPRALSTYMHPAAQYLRERIADLQAVYLFGSQASAEASPRSDVDLALLAERPLNAARRWRLQEELASLLRRDVDLVDLRSASTVMRVQVIDRGLVIADVQQNARELFEAIALSDYTRLNEERKAIIEDIRERGSVYG
- a CDS encoding DUF86 domain-containing protein, which translates into the protein MDDVAVNKAASIERCIKRINEEYRGDASNLRANITRQDSIVLNLQRACEAAIDLAMHLVRKHKLGVPQETREAFEKLESASVLDARLSRSLRSMVGFRNIAVHDYRKLDLEIVQAIIDKHLDDLLEFTRLTLEREA
- a CDS encoding PfkB family carbohydrate kinase produces the protein MSTIVTFGEVMLRLSPPGYTRLTQATSLDLKFGGAEANVAVALAQLGLDARFVTVLPDNDLAQACINQ